The Agromyces marinus genome window below encodes:
- the leuS gene encoding leucine--tRNA ligase translates to MAHEQDPTQTEAGIYDFAAIQAKWLPVWDELEPFRAARPGDTRPRKYILDMFPYPSGDLHMGHAEAFGFGDAAARYWRHQGFDVLHPIGWDSFGLPAENAAIKRGADPREWTYANIDQQKRSFKQYAPSFDWSRELHTSDPEYYKWNQWLFLKLYEQGIAYRKDGQVNWCPVDQTVLANEQVVDGHCERCGAVVTKKALTQWYFRVTDYADRLIDDLNQLEGKWPSKVLTMQRNWIGRSSGADVDFAIEGRDEPVTVFTTRPDTLYGATFMVVAPDSAIAAELAAGASDEVRTRFEQYLDSVRAESDIERLATDRPKTGVFLERYATNPINGERLPIWAADYVLADYGHGAVMAVPAHDQRDLDFARAFELPVRVVVDTNAPVTGVIPVIPVDEHGVPLPMDDLPVLDPAATGVALAGEGRLMNSGPLNGLSKSNAIRRAIEQLEERGVGRAAKNFRLRDWLISRQRYWGTPIPIIHCEHCGQVPVPEADLPVRLPDAAGLDLSPKGASPLGAAEEWARVACPSCGRDARRDSDTMDTFVDSSWYYLRYLNPNDDERAFDPAEADKWMPVDQYVGGVEHAILHLLYSRFVTKVLFDLGYLGFTEPFTSLLNQGMVIMDGTKMSKSKGNLVEFATELSAHGADALRVTMAFAGPPEDDIDWADVSPVGAAKFLARAWRISGEVTSSPDVEWKTGDAALRRVTHRLLADAPGLAESFKFNVIVARLMELVNATRKAIDSGPGAGDAAVREAAEVTAMILDLFAPFTAEDMWARLGYEPTVANVVWRKADPALLVEESVTAIVQVDGKVRDRIEVSPKVGADELEALARASAAVIRSVGEREIVNVIVRAPRIVNIATRG, encoded by the coding sequence GTGGCACACGAGCAGGACCCCACGCAGACCGAGGCCGGCATCTACGACTTCGCGGCCATCCAGGCGAAGTGGCTTCCAGTGTGGGACGAGCTCGAGCCGTTCCGGGCGGCCAGGCCCGGCGACACGCGCCCGCGCAAGTACATCCTCGACATGTTCCCCTACCCGTCGGGCGACCTGCACATGGGTCACGCCGAGGCCTTCGGGTTCGGCGACGCCGCTGCGCGGTACTGGCGCCACCAGGGCTTCGACGTGCTCCACCCGATCGGTTGGGACTCCTTCGGACTGCCCGCCGAGAACGCGGCCATCAAGCGCGGTGCCGACCCGCGCGAGTGGACCTACGCGAACATCGATCAGCAGAAGCGCTCCTTCAAGCAGTACGCGCCGTCGTTCGACTGGTCCCGCGAGCTGCACACGAGCGACCCCGAGTACTACAAGTGGAACCAGTGGCTGTTCCTGAAGCTCTACGAGCAGGGCATCGCGTACCGCAAGGACGGCCAGGTCAACTGGTGCCCGGTCGACCAGACGGTGCTCGCCAACGAGCAGGTCGTCGACGGCCACTGCGAGCGCTGCGGTGCGGTCGTCACGAAGAAGGCCCTGACGCAGTGGTACTTCCGCGTCACCGACTACGCCGACCGCCTGATCGACGACCTCAACCAGCTCGAGGGCAAGTGGCCGAGCAAGGTCCTCACGATGCAGCGCAACTGGATCGGCCGCTCGTCGGGTGCCGACGTCGACTTCGCCATCGAGGGTCGCGACGAGCCGGTGACGGTGTTCACGACCCGCCCCGACACGCTCTACGGCGCGACTTTCATGGTCGTCGCGCCCGACTCCGCGATCGCGGCCGAGCTCGCCGCCGGCGCGTCCGACGAGGTGCGCACGCGCTTCGAGCAGTACCTCGACTCGGTGCGCGCCGAGAGCGACATCGAGCGACTCGCCACCGACCGGCCGAAGACGGGCGTGTTCCTCGAACGGTACGCGACCAACCCGATCAACGGCGAGCGGCTGCCGATCTGGGCCGCCGACTACGTCCTGGCCGACTACGGGCACGGTGCGGTCATGGCCGTGCCCGCGCACGACCAGCGCGACCTCGACTTCGCGCGTGCGTTCGAACTGCCCGTGCGCGTCGTGGTCGACACGAACGCGCCCGTGACCGGGGTCATCCCCGTCATCCCGGTCGACGAGCACGGCGTGCCGTTGCCCATGGACGACCTGCCCGTGCTCGACCCCGCCGCCACCGGCGTCGCCCTCGCGGGCGAGGGGCGCCTGATGAACTCGGGCCCGCTGAACGGGCTGAGCAAGTCCAACGCCATCCGGCGTGCGATCGAGCAGCTCGAGGAGCGCGGCGTCGGCCGCGCCGCGAAGAACTTCCGGCTGCGCGACTGGCTGATCTCGCGCCAGCGCTACTGGGGCACGCCCATCCCGATCATCCACTGCGAGCACTGCGGCCAGGTCCCGGTCCCCGAGGCCGACCTGCCGGTGCGGCTGCCGGATGCCGCCGGGCTCGACCTCAGCCCGAAGGGCGCGAGCCCGCTGGGCGCTGCCGAGGAGTGGGCCCGCGTCGCGTGCCCGTCGTGCGGTCGCGACGCGCGACGCGACTCCGACACGATGGACACGTTCGTCGACAGCTCCTGGTACTACCTGCGGTACCTGAACCCGAACGACGACGAGCGCGCGTTCGATCCGGCCGAAGCCGACAAGTGGATGCCGGTCGACCAGTACGTCGGCGGCGTCGAGCACGCCATCCTGCACCTGCTGTACTCGCGATTCGTCACGAAGGTGCTCTTCGACCTCGGCTACCTCGGGTTCACCGAGCCGTTCACCTCGCTGCTCAACCAGGGCATGGTGATCATGGACGGCACGAAGATGTCGAAGTCCAAGGGCAACCTGGTCGAGTTCGCCACCGAGCTCTCGGCGCACGGCGCCGATGCGCTGCGCGTCACGATGGCGTTCGCCGGGCCGCCGGAGGACGACATCGACTGGGCCGACGTGTCACCGGTGGGCGCGGCGAAGTTCCTCGCGCGCGCCTGGCGCATCTCGGGCGAGGTCACCTCGAGCCCCGACGTCGAGTGGAAGACCGGTGACGCGGCGCTGCGCCGCGTCACGCATCGACTGCTGGCGGATGCCCCGGGGCTGGCCGAGTCGTTCAAGTTCAACGTGATCGTGGCTCGACTCATGGAGCTCGTGAACGCGACCCGCAAGGCGATCGACTCCGGTCCGGGTGCGGGCGACGCCGCGGTGCGCGAGGCGGCCGAGGTCACGGCGATGATCCTCGACCTGTTCGCGCCGTTCACCGCGGAGGACATGTGGGCGCGGCTCGGGTACGAGCCGACCGTCGCGAACGTCGTGTGGCGCAAGGCCGACCCGGCGCTGCTCGTCGAGGAGTCGGTCACCGCGATCGTGCAGGTCGACGGCAAGGTGCGCGACCGAATCGAGGTCTCGCCCAAGGTCGGCGCCGACGAGCTCGAAGCGCTCGCACGAGCCTCGGCCGCGGTGATCCGCTCGGTGGGCGAGCGCGAGATCGTGAACGTCATCGTCCGCGCGCCGAGGATCGTGAACATCGCCACGCGCGGGTAG
- a CDS encoding ComEC/Rec2 family competence protein yields MRGHDLRLLAPAGAAWAAGWWATGATEAGVPTWVVPAAAWSTALVAVAILVRGRSVVRGAAAVLLTVASAAGLVAGSAWVVLEQRHPLSVATAADSRAPVLVHVRLDASPRPARAAPWDEGGRLRAAGTLIALEAPDGTLRTLGGVPVRVSLSMPEIDPAPGYGSTVVARARLSPEPGSSRAAYRAATDEVAAVEAASPFVAWTHPLRASFADAAAGLGGDGGALVPGLAIGDTSRVSEELEAAMTTASLTHLTAVSGANCAIVTAAAFWFAGLAGASRLGRVVAALVALGAFVALVTPEASVVRASAMAVVVLVACATARAAGGVPALSAAVIVLLAIDPWYARDAGFALSVCATAGLVLLAGPLTGVLARWMPRTLAAVVAIPAAAQIACQPVLILLEPVIALYGVPANLLAAPAAPIATIAGLLGCLLLPVLPSVAVALMQVAWVPASWIAMLARGVETLPVPGVAWPEGALGAGLVIVAAASWVVLAFGSTGTAGRSVDRGRAGPRPIVRAVAATLLLTCTAVPLGAAAGPAFVAAASRPGDWDVWQCDVGQGDAVLVRVDGSVMLIDTGPEASALDRCLSTAGVDRVDLLVITHWDADHAGGTGALGGRVGTVLHGPLDGARSDRALEPLVAAGAGTVEVVAGRTGTLGGAQWRVVWPRPGAAPGNDASVVLALASPEFRAVFLGDLGRDAQDALRRAGTLERADIVKVAHHGSADQSAELTRSLDPRVGLIGVGADNGYGHPTDAALDALAATGATAVRSDLAGHAALRVEDDGIRLWTERGADVAAPP; encoded by the coding sequence ATGCGCGGCCACGACCTGCGGCTGCTCGCACCCGCGGGCGCCGCCTGGGCCGCGGGGTGGTGGGCGACCGGGGCGACCGAGGCCGGGGTGCCGACCTGGGTCGTGCCTGCGGCGGCCTGGTCGACCGCGCTCGTCGCGGTCGCGATCCTCGTGCGCGGCCGGTCGGTCGTGCGCGGGGCGGCCGCGGTGCTCCTGACCGTCGCGTCCGCGGCGGGCCTCGTGGCCGGGTCGGCGTGGGTGGTGCTCGAGCAGCGGCATCCGCTCTCGGTCGCCACCGCCGCCGACTCGCGGGCACCGGTGCTCGTGCACGTCCGGCTCGACGCGTCCCCGCGCCCCGCGCGAGCCGCACCGTGGGACGAGGGCGGGCGGCTCCGCGCGGCGGGCACGCTCATCGCCCTCGAGGCACCCGACGGAACCCTGCGGACGCTCGGCGGCGTCCCCGTGCGCGTGAGCCTGTCGATGCCCGAGATCGACCCGGCACCCGGATACGGAAGCACCGTCGTCGCACGTGCGCGACTGTCTCCCGAGCCCGGCTCGTCGCGCGCCGCGTATCGTGCGGCGACCGACGAGGTCGCAGCGGTCGAGGCGGCGTCGCCGTTCGTGGCGTGGACGCACCCGCTGCGCGCGTCCTTCGCCGACGCGGCCGCCGGCCTCGGCGGCGACGGCGGCGCGCTCGTGCCGGGCCTCGCGATCGGCGACACCTCGCGAGTCTCGGAGGAGCTCGAGGCCGCCATGACGACCGCGTCGCTCACCCACCTGACCGCGGTCTCGGGAGCGAACTGCGCGATCGTGACGGCCGCGGCGTTCTGGTTCGCCGGGCTCGCGGGCGCGTCGCGCCTCGGCCGTGTGGTCGCCGCGCTGGTCGCCCTCGGCGCGTTCGTCGCGCTCGTGACCCCCGAGGCGAGCGTCGTGCGGGCCTCGGCCATGGCGGTCGTCGTGCTCGTCGCGTGCGCGACCGCGCGGGCGGCCGGCGGTGTGCCGGCGCTGTCCGCGGCCGTGATCGTGCTGCTCGCGATCGACCCCTGGTACGCGCGCGATGCCGGCTTCGCGCTCTCGGTGTGCGCGACCGCCGGGCTCGTGCTCCTCGCGGGTCCGCTCACGGGAGTGCTCGCGCGATGGATGCCGCGGACGCTCGCCGCGGTCGTCGCGATCCCGGCCGCCGCGCAGATCGCCTGCCAGCCCGTCCTGATCCTGCTCGAACCCGTGATCGCGCTCTACGGCGTGCCGGCGAACCTGCTCGCGGCGCCGGCCGCGCCCATCGCGACGATCGCGGGACTGCTCGGCTGCCTGCTGCTGCCCGTGCTGCCCTCGGTGGCGGTCGCGCTGATGCAGGTCGCGTGGGTGCCCGCGTCGTGGATCGCGATGCTCGCGCGCGGGGTCGAGACCCTGCCCGTGCCGGGCGTGGCCTGGCCCGAGGGTGCACTCGGCGCCGGGCTCGTGATCGTGGCCGCCGCCTCGTGGGTCGTGCTCGCCTTCGGGTCCACGGGCACCGCGGGACGCAGCGTGGACCGTGGCCGGGCCGGCCCGCGGCCGATCGTGCGCGCGGTCGCAGCGACGCTGCTGCTGACGTGCACGGCCGTCCCGCTCGGTGCCGCGGCGGGCCCCGCGTTCGTCGCCGCGGCGAGTCGCCCCGGCGACTGGGACGTGTGGCAGTGCGACGTCGGCCAGGGCGACGCCGTGCTCGTGCGCGTCGACGGCTCCGTCATGCTGATCGACACCGGCCCCGAGGCATCCGCTCTCGACCGCTGCCTGAGCACGGCGGGCGTCGACCGCGTCGACCTCCTCGTCATCACGCACTGGGACGCCGACCACGCCGGCGGAACCGGCGCCCTCGGCGGTCGCGTCGGCACCGTGCTGCACGGCCCGCTCGACGGCGCCCGCTCCGACCGCGCGCTCGAACCGCTCGTCGCGGCCGGTGCCGGCACCGTCGAGGTCGTCGCCGGCCGGACCGGGACGCTCGGCGGCGCGCAGTGGCGCGTCGTCTGGCCGCGCCCGGGCGCCGCACCCGGCAACGACGCGAGCGTGGTGCTCGCGCTCGCGAGCCCGGAGTTCCGCGCGGTGTTCCTGGGCGACCTCGGCCGCGACGCGCAGGACGCGCTGCGGCGCGCGGGCACGCTCGAGCGGGCGGACATCGTGAAGGTCGCGCACCACGGCAGCGCCGACCAGAGCGCCGAGCTCACCCGCTCGCTCGACCCGCGCGTGGGCCTCATCGGCGTCGGTGCCGACAACGGCTACGGGCACCCGACGGATGCCGCGCTGGACGCGCTCGCGGCCACGGGCGCGACGGCCGTTCGCAGCGACCTCGCCGGGCACGCGGCGCTGCGCGTCGAGGACGACGGCATCCGCCTCTGGACCGAGCGCGGGGCGGATGTCGCGGCCCCTCCGTAG
- a CDS encoding alpha/beta fold hydrolase: MSSARSGRGERMPRARVVLVHGIRTSASMWRGQAVRLARHDLDVVAVDLPGHGARIDEPFSLAAAMRVIGDALGPPAPGTPRLLVGLSLGGYLGIEFAARHPDALDGLVAASCGTRPRGPALRGYQALARLIGRLPDRGRWMNDAVARMFLSPSAVEDVVAGGVALDAMQPTLAAVGELDVLASIAAVRVPIWFVNGRLDHFRVEERRMLRAARDARLVHVERATHLVSLVRPDEFAGAVLGAVAELERRAAARRPTR, translated from the coding sequence GTGAGCTCGGCACGATCCGGGCGGGGTGAGCGGATGCCGCGCGCCCGGGTCGTCCTCGTGCACGGCATCCGCACCTCGGCGAGCATGTGGCGCGGGCAGGCGGTCAGGCTCGCCCGACACGACCTCGACGTCGTGGCCGTCGACCTTCCGGGGCACGGTGCGCGGATCGACGAACCGTTCTCGCTGGCCGCGGCGATGCGCGTCATCGGCGACGCCCTCGGCCCGCCCGCCCCGGGCACGCCGCGGCTGCTCGTCGGCCTGAGCCTCGGCGGGTACCTCGGGATCGAGTTCGCGGCGCGGCATCCCGACGCACTCGACGGGCTCGTCGCCGCGTCGTGCGGAACGCGCCCGCGCGGCCCCGCGCTCCGCGGGTACCAGGCGCTCGCGCGCCTGATCGGGCGCCTGCCCGACCGCGGCCGGTGGATGAACGACGCGGTCGCGCGCATGTTCCTCTCCCCTTCCGCGGTCGAGGACGTCGTGGCGGGCGGCGTCGCGCTCGACGCGATGCAGCCGACGCTCGCGGCGGTCGGCGAACTCGACGTGCTCGCCTCGATCGCCGCCGTCAGGGTGCCGATCTGGTTCGTCAACGGCCGCCTCGATCACTTCCGCGTCGAGGAGCGGCGGATGCTGCGTGCCGCGCGCGACGCGCGGCTCGTGCACGTCGAACGGGCGACGCACCTGGTGAGCCTGGTGCGGCCCGACGAGTTCGCGGGCGCGGTTCTCGGCGCGGTCGCCGAACTCGAGCGTCGGGCCGCGGCCCGGCGGCCGACACGCTGA
- the holA gene encoding DNA polymerase III subunit delta: MSRPLRRLDRHDGRNSVAARAGAKASRAKVPQLDWSDVRPAPIVLVSGAEDVLAERAMTTLRDVLRSEDPSLEVTDIEADGYTRGTLLTIASPSLFGEPRLIRVTGVEKASDEFLLDALDYLGAPAEGTTVVLRHRSGNRGRKLLDAVRAGDGGGIEVVCAELKRDADKQEFAAAEFRLAGRRIAPGALRALVNALGDDLGELAAACRQLIADAPGAIDERTVEKYYGGRVETTAFEVADAAIAGRHGEALIALRHALDSGADPVPMVAAFAMKIRTMAKVAGSRGASASSLGLAPWQVDRARRDLAGWSDEGLATAIRALADADAGVKGAERDPVFALERLVGVIAGRGRG, translated from the coding sequence ATGTCGCGGCCCCTCCGTAGACTGGACCGGCACGACGGGAGGAACAGCGTGGCGGCACGAGCGGGCGCGAAGGCGTCCAGGGCCAAGGTGCCCCAACTGGACTGGAGCGACGTGCGGCCTGCGCCGATCGTGCTCGTCTCCGGCGCCGAGGACGTCCTGGCCGAGCGGGCGATGACGACCCTGCGCGACGTGCTCCGATCTGAGGATCCGTCGCTCGAGGTGACCGACATCGAGGCCGACGGCTACACCCGCGGCACGCTGCTGACGATCGCGAGTCCGTCGCTGTTCGGCGAACCCCGACTGATCCGCGTCACGGGGGTCGAGAAGGCCAGCGACGAGTTCCTGCTCGACGCGCTCGACTACCTCGGCGCTCCGGCCGAGGGCACGACCGTGGTGCTGCGCCACCGGAGCGGCAATCGCGGCAGGAAACTGCTCGACGCGGTCCGCGCCGGCGACGGCGGCGGCATCGAGGTCGTGTGCGCCGAGCTCAAGCGCGACGCCGACAAGCAGGAGTTCGCTGCGGCGGAGTTCCGGCTGGCAGGCCGGCGCATCGCCCCTGGCGCGCTGCGCGCCCTCGTGAACGCCCTCGGCGACGACCTCGGCGAACTCGCTGCGGCCTGCCGTCAGCTCATCGCCGACGCCCCTGGCGCCATCGACGAGCGCACGGTCGAGAAGTACTACGGCGGTCGCGTCGAGACCACGGCGTTCGAGGTCGCCGACGCGGCGATCGCGGGCCGGCACGGCGAGGCCCTCATCGCGCTGCGGCACGCGCTCGACTCGGGCGCCGACCCGGTGCCGATGGTGGCGGCGTTCGCGATGAAGATCCGCACCATGGCGAAGGTCGCGGGTTCGCGGGGGGCGTCCGCATCTTCGCTCGGACTCGCGCCGTGGCAGGTCGATCGCGCGCGGCGCGACCTGGCCGGGTGGAGCGACGAGGGGCTCGCCACGGCGATCCGCGCGCTGGCCGACGCCGACGCCGGTGTCAAGGGTGCCGAGCGCGATCCGGTGTTCGCGCTCGAACGGCTCGTCGGCGTGATCGCGGGGCGCGGGCGCGGCTAG
- the pabB gene encoding aminodeoxychorismate synthase component I — protein sequence MPRRIRSLALPGWRDPETVFLAVGAGAPRVAWLDGGADAAEGRSVIAVAADGAPAVIGGPEAEPDAVAAALAAHVDGTNLAGQVRAGERAAVGWHGWFGYEFGARTLGVPAAVADAAGPAVPEVAFFLADRVVVFEHGPRRVRLEWLEDDAADDAGRRAIAEWVRATTHAIATAPAAAPSVRPPGQDEAAAPPAPTRWRHPPDEYRRMILECQAAITRGDAYQLCLTNRVDVDVRPDPVATYLALRASSPSHHGGFVRIDDVALLSASPEQFLLVEPDGTVATKPMKGTRPRSADPAADAALRAELHASEKERAENLMIVDLMRNDLGRIAELGTVRVPHLLEVEEYPHVHQLVSTVSARLRHPLTALDAVRSAFPAGSMTGAPKLSAMTILHGLERGPRGVYSGAFGCLGVDGGADLAMVIRSILVTPAGASIGTGGGITALSDPDEEIEETHVKARALIAVLGGRMPPG from the coding sequence ATGCCGCGCCGGATCCGGAGTCTCGCCCTGCCCGGGTGGCGCGACCCCGAGACGGTCTTCCTCGCGGTCGGCGCGGGCGCGCCGCGGGTGGCGTGGCTCGACGGGGGCGCCGACGCGGCCGAGGGCCGCAGCGTGATCGCGGTCGCCGCCGATGGTGCGCCCGCCGTGATCGGGGGTCCGGAGGCCGAGCCCGACGCCGTCGCCGCGGCGCTGGCCGCGCACGTGGACGGCACGAACCTCGCCGGGCAGGTGCGCGCGGGCGAGCGCGCGGCCGTCGGCTGGCACGGCTGGTTCGGGTACGAGTTCGGTGCGCGCACACTCGGCGTGCCGGCCGCGGTCGCCGACGCCGCCGGGCCCGCCGTGCCGGAGGTCGCCTTCTTCCTCGCCGACCGGGTCGTCGTGTTCGAGCACGGTCCGCGCCGCGTGCGGCTCGAGTGGCTCGAGGACGACGCCGCGGACGACGCCGGACGGCGGGCGATCGCCGAGTGGGTCCGGGCCACGACGCACGCGATCGCGACGGCGCCGGCGGCTGCGCCATCCGTTCGCCCACCGGGTCAGGACGAGGCGGCGGCCCCGCCCGCGCCGACCCGCTGGCGGCACCCGCCCGACGAGTACCGGCGCATGATCCTCGAATGCCAGGCCGCGATCACGCGCGGCGACGCCTACCAGCTGTGCCTGACCAACCGCGTCGACGTCGACGTGCGGCCCGACCCGGTCGCGACGTACCTCGCCCTGCGCGCGTCGAGCCCGAGTCACCACGGCGGGTTCGTCCGCATCGACGACGTCGCCCTGCTCAGCGCGTCGCCCGAGCAGTTCCTGCTCGTCGAACCCGACGGCACGGTCGCGACCAAGCCCATGAAGGGCACCCGGCCGCGTTCGGCCGACCCGGCAGCGGATGCCGCGCTCCGCGCCGAGCTCCACGCGAGCGAGAAGGAACGCGCGGAGAACCTCATGATCGTCGACCTCATGCGCAACGACCTCGGCCGGATCGCGGAACTCGGCACCGTCCGGGTGCCGCACCTGCTCGAGGTCGAGGAGTACCCCCACGTGCATCAGCTCGTCTCGACGGTCTCGGCGCGGCTGCGGCATCCGCTCACCGCGCTCGACGCCGTCCGATCGGCGTTCCCCGCCGGGTCGATGACGGGCGCACCCAAGCTGTCGGCCATGACGATCCTGCACGGACTCGAACGCGGGCCGCGCGGCGTGTACTCCGGAGCGTTCGGATGCCTCGGCGTCGACGGGGGCGCGGACCTCGCGATGGTGATCCGGTCGATCCTGGTCACGCCTGCCGGAGCGTCGATCGGCACGGGCGGCGGCATCACCGCGCTCTCCGATCCCGACGAGGAGATCGAGGAGACGCACGTCAAGGCGCGTGCGCTCATCGCGGTGCTCGGTGGGCGGATGCCGCCCGGGTAG
- a CDS encoding M20/M25/M40 family metallo-hydrolase, whose translation MKHRTKTGLTLGAVAASAALCGSVIVAGSAQAAPVTDTQALRDAVTVGGVMEHLTAFQSIADANGGNRAAGTAGHEASLAYVQGLLDTAGYDTWTQEFTYERTDFTGTSLSQTAPGAVPYTLGVDYFPMDFTGGANVEAAVTAVDVNLSGDRASTSGCEAGDFAGFTPGNIALIQRGSCDFAVKAQNALDAGAVGVIVFNQGNDVPGDDRFGLFGGTLGSIIDPSLPVVSAPFDLGAEWVNTPGLRLNLSVQIDIVEVTTENLLADTTSGRTDRTVVVGGHLDSVAEGPGINDNGSGTAAILETALQMAELGIDPENRVRFAFWSGEEDGLIGSSHYVEQLSAREIKEHALNLNFDMIGSPNSVNFVYDGDGDAFGAAGPNGSALIEGVFTDFFASQGQSSDPTEFDGRSDYFGFIEAGIPAGGLFTGAEGIKSVEQAARYGGTAGIAYDPCYHAACDGIANVSAGALDIMSDAVAHSTLTFAETESAVNGTGKGKAKGQFDPQFKGSNAVK comes from the coding sequence GTGAAGCATCGAACCAAGACCGGACTCACCCTCGGCGCGGTCGCGGCGAGCGCCGCCCTGTGCGGGAGCGTCATCGTCGCGGGCTCGGCCCAGGCCGCGCCCGTCACCGACACCCAGGCCCTGCGCGACGCCGTGACCGTCGGCGGAGTCATGGAGCACCTGACCGCGTTCCAGTCGATCGCCGACGCGAACGGCGGCAACCGCGCGGCCGGGACCGCCGGCCACGAGGCGTCGCTCGCGTACGTGCAGGGCCTGCTCGACACGGCCGGCTATGACACGTGGACGCAGGAGTTCACGTACGAGCGCACCGACTTCACGGGAACCTCGCTCTCGCAGACCGCACCCGGCGCAGTGCCGTACACGCTCGGCGTCGACTACTTCCCGATGGACTTCACGGGCGGCGCGAACGTCGAGGCGGCGGTCACCGCGGTCGACGTGAACCTCTCGGGCGACCGGGCCTCCACGAGCGGCTGCGAGGCCGGCGACTTCGCCGGATTCACCCCCGGGAACATCGCGCTCATCCAGCGCGGGTCGTGCGACTTCGCCGTCAAGGCGCAGAACGCGCTCGACGCCGGCGCCGTCGGCGTCATCGTGTTCAACCAGGGCAACGATGTGCCGGGCGACGACCGGTTCGGACTGTTCGGCGGCACGCTCGGCTCGATCATCGACCCGAGCCTGCCCGTCGTGAGCGCTCCGTTCGACCTCGGCGCCGAGTGGGTGAACACCCCCGGCCTCCGGTTGAACCTCAGCGTCCAGATCGACATCGTCGAGGTCACGACCGAGAACCTCCTCGCCGACACCACGAGCGGTCGAACCGATCGCACGGTCGTGGTCGGCGGCCACCTCGACTCCGTCGCCGAAGGTCCCGGCATCAACGACAACGGTTCGGGCACCGCCGCGATCCTCGAGACCGCGCTGCAGATGGCCGAACTCGGCATCGACCCGGAGAACCGCGTGCGGTTCGCGTTCTGGAGCGGCGAGGAGGACGGCCTGATCGGATCCAGCCACTACGTCGAGCAGCTGAGCGCGCGCGAGATCAAGGAACACGCGCTGAACCTCAACTTCGACATGATCGGCTCGCCGAACTCCGTGAACTTCGTCTACGACGGCGACGGCGATGCGTTCGGCGCGGCCGGGCCGAACGGGTCGGCGCTGATCGAGGGCGTCTTCACGGACTTCTTCGCCTCGCAGGGGCAGTCCTCCGACCCCACCGAGTTCGACGGCCGGAGCGACTACTTCGGCTTCATCGAGGCCGGGATCCCGGCCGGCGGGCTCTTCACCGGCGCCGAGGGCATCAAGTCCGTGGAGCAGGCCGCCCGCTACGGCGGAACGGCGGGCATCGCGTACGACCCGTGCTACCACGCGGCGTGCGACGGGATCGCGAACGTGAGTGCGGGTGCGCTCGACATCATGTCGGACGCGGTCGCGCACTCGACGTTGACGTTCGCCGAGACCGAGTCGGCCGTGAACGGCACCGGGAAGGGCAAGGCCAAGGGCCAGTTCGACCCGCAGTTCAAGGGCAGCAACGCGGTGAAGTGA
- a CDS encoding helix-hairpin-helix domain-containing protein: MTREPGPDPLAPLAAARARPRARVAVGAAVVVFLLTVAISAVGAFAASGGGDHGEIGPASGDPSVAADGVTVDGGAGAAAVDAPQVLVHVLGAVVEPGLVELAAGARVIDAIAAAGGLAEDADPAGVNLARTLADGEQLVVPREGEVPPPVAEGTAGAGAPGGGAPGGRVSLNRAGLAELDTLPRIGPALAQRIIDWRESNGPFTDVSQLMDVAGIGDAVYAGLVDLVSL; encoded by the coding sequence GTGACCCGCGAACCCGGCCCCGACCCGCTCGCACCGCTCGCGGCCGCACGTGCCCGGCCGCGTGCACGGGTCGCGGTCGGCGCGGCCGTCGTGGTCTTCCTGCTCACGGTCGCGATCTCCGCGGTGGGGGCGTTCGCCGCGTCGGGTGGCGGCGATCACGGTGAGATCGGCCCGGCCTCCGGCGATCCGTCGGTCGCCGCGGACGGCGTCACCGTCGACGGCGGGGCAGGCGCCGCCGCAGTGGATGCGCCGCAGGTGCTCGTGCACGTGCTCGGAGCGGTCGTCGAGCCCGGCCTCGTCGAGCTCGCCGCAGGCGCCAGGGTCATCGACGCGATCGCCGCGGCGGGCGGTCTCGCCGAGGACGCCGACCCGGCGGGCGTGAACCTCGCGCGGACCCTCGCCGACGGCGAGCAGCTCGTCGTGCCCAGGGAGGGCGAGGTTCCGCCGCCCGTCGCGGAGGGAACGGCCGGCGCCGGTGCCCCAGGCGGGGGAGCGCCGGGCGGGCGGGTCAGCCTCAACCGCGCCGGGCTCGCCGAGCTCGACACCCTCCCGCGGATCGGTCCCGCGCTCGCCCAGCGCATCATCGACTGGCGCGAGTCGAACGGCCCCTTCACCGACGTGTCGCAGCTCATGGACGTCGCGGGCATCGGCGACGCGGTCTACGCCGGACTCGTCGACCTCGTGAGCCTCTGA
- the rpsT gene encoding 30S ribosomal protein S20, with protein MANIKSQIKRIRTNRKAEERNKAVKSELKTVVRAAREAIAGGDKDKAAAAVRVANRKLDKAVSKGVIHQNQAANRKSAIAKQAAAL; from the coding sequence GTGGCAAACATCAAGTCGCAGATCAAGCGCATCCGTACCAACCGCAAGGCCGAAGAGCGCAACAAGGCCGTCAAGAGCGAGCTGAAGACCGTCGTGCGCGCCGCGCGCGAGGCCATCGCCGGCGGCGACAAGGACAAGGCCGCCGCCGCGGTCCGCGTCGCGAACCGCAAGCTCGACAAGGCCGTGAGCAAGGGCGTCATCCACCAGAACCAGGCCGCGAACCGCAAGTCGGCGATCGCGAAGCAGGCTGCCGCGCTCTGA